One Bifidobacterium angulatum DSM 20098 = JCM 7096 DNA window includes the following coding sequences:
- a CDS encoding dihydrofolate reductase: MEHDSNSRSGYHEPEPGSAGLEESEDWGDDFPKTFSVNLIWAQARSKSGQQGAIGYKGGMPWHLSEDLKHFQELTVSHPVIMGRRTWESLSPKYRPLPNRDNIVITHDTQYRAVGATVVGSLEDALDLARQEAIPDDGLDRSEIWVIGGAELFREAMPIANKVYVTDIDAEVDADTYAPDIDALAERGEWSVTDRSARLTPKNADSGIEGYRFRTFERVR; the protein is encoded by the coding sequence ATGGAGCATGACAGTAATAGCCGCAGCGGCTATCACGAACCCGAGCCCGGAAGTGCCGGGCTGGAGGAATCCGAGGATTGGGGCGATGATTTCCCCAAGACATTCTCGGTGAATTTGATTTGGGCGCAAGCCCGCAGCAAATCGGGGCAGCAGGGAGCCATCGGCTACAAGGGCGGTATGCCATGGCATCTTTCCGAAGACCTGAAGCATTTTCAGGAGCTTACGGTGTCGCATCCGGTGATCATGGGGCGTCGCACCTGGGAATCCCTGTCGCCGAAATACCGTCCGCTGCCGAACCGGGACAACATCGTCATCACGCATGATACGCAATACCGTGCGGTTGGCGCCACGGTCGTCGGCAGTCTTGAGGACGCGCTTGATCTGGCACGTCAGGAGGCCATTCCGGATGACGGTCTCGACCGTTCGGAAATCTGGGTGATCGGTGGTGCGGAGCTGTTCCGTGAGGCGATGCCTATAGCCAATAAGGTGTATGTGACCGACATCGATGCCGAAGTCGACGCCGACACCTACGCGCCGGATATCGATGCGCTCGCCGAACGCGGGGAGTGGAGCGTGACGGACCGTTCGGCTCGACTCACACCGAAGAACGCGGATAGCGGCATTGAAGGATACCGGTTCCGCACATTCGAGCGTGTGCGCTGA
- a CDS encoding C40 family peptidase: MKTVQQTVSMFVAAVAVCATFVAAAPAATAADQSGVVASERSFPKTSVARKDVLKESVSTDVKGNWGGIESLNVPKTKSQAEKDAEQERQEAAARAQQEAAAQQAAAASRSATRSSLESSSSASLTVNPPDSKTAAALVSYAEQFVGQVPYVWGGSTTSGWDCSGFVMYVFAQFGISLPHSSGAQAGYGTAVPSLASAQPGDIIANSAHAGIYVGNGMVVNALNPSQGTQITPVAWAFTGSYSIRRLL, encoded by the coding sequence ATGAAGACAGTACAACAAACAGTGTCAATGTTCGTCGCCGCCGTAGCTGTCTGCGCCACATTCGTCGCAGCGGCTCCCGCGGCCACTGCAGCCGATCAGTCGGGTGTGGTTGCTTCAGAGCGTTCCTTCCCCAAGACCTCCGTGGCCCGTAAGGATGTGCTCAAGGAATCCGTATCCACCGATGTCAAGGGCAATTGGGGTGGTATCGAATCCCTCAATGTGCCGAAGACCAAGTCCCAGGCCGAGAAGGACGCCGAGCAGGAACGCCAGGAGGCGGCTGCCCGCGCCCAGCAGGAAGCCGCGGCCCAGCAGGCTGCAGCCGCATCGCGTTCCGCGACCCGTTCCTCACTGGAATCCTCCAGCTCCGCTTCTCTTACCGTGAACCCCCCGGACAGCAAGACCGCTGCCGCCTTGGTCTCCTACGCCGAGCAGTTCGTAGGCCAGGTGCCCTATGTGTGGGGTGGGTCCACTACGAGCGGCTGGGATTGCTCCGGCTTCGTGATGTACGTATTCGCCCAGTTCGGCATCTCCCTGCCGCATAGCTCCGGCGCACAGGCCGGCTACGGTACCGCTGTTCCGTCGCTCGCCTCCGCTCAGCCGGGCGATATCATCGCCAACAGCGCGCACGCCGGCATCTACGTCGGCAACGGCATGGTGGTCAACGCCCTGAATCCGAGCCAGGGTACGCAGATCACCCCGGTCGCTTGGGCCTTCACCGGAAGCTATTCGATTCGCAGGCTGCTGTAA
- the trxA gene encoding thioredoxin produces the protein MSTTQLSSADFEQTITGNDLVFVDFWATWCGPCRAFGPIYEAASNKPENSDVVFGKIDIDANQDLAQAAGIQAVPTLMVVKKGQIIFKQAGALQSADLDDLIAQAKAVQVEG, from the coding sequence ATGTCCACCACTCAGCTTTCTTCCGCCGATTTCGAGCAGACCATCACCGGCAACGATCTGGTTTTCGTTGATTTCTGGGCAACGTGGTGCGGACCGTGCCGCGCATTCGGGCCGATTTATGAGGCTGCCAGCAATAAGCCCGAGAACAGCGACGTCGTGTTCGGCAAGATCGACATCGACGCCAATCAGGATCTTGCGCAGGCCGCCGGCATCCAGGCGGTTCCCACGCTGATGGTGGTGAAGAAGGGGCAGATCATCTTCAAGCAGGCCGGGGCTCTCCAGTCCGCCGATCTGGACGATCTGATCGCTCAGGCCAAGGCGGTTCAGGTCGAGGGCTGA
- a CDS encoding 3'-5' exonuclease has product MAIQRDFKGNSLLIATDDYVVVDLETTGISPARDRIIEIGAVRVEHGTVTAEYSKLVNPGRPVGGFITGLTGISDEMVGNASPIEAVLPDFLAHLRPSDTIVAHNANFDINFLYDNCMRTLGKPFSYDFIDTLRLSRALFPQERQHRLVDLIQRFGIADEEEHRGLSDALQTVECYERMKPLLANL; this is encoded by the coding sequence ATGGCTATTCAACGCGACTTCAAAGGCAATAGTCTGCTTATTGCAACGGACGATTATGTGGTTGTCGATCTGGAGACCACCGGCATCAGCCCGGCACGCGACCGCATCATTGAAATCGGCGCGGTGCGCGTCGAACACGGCACTGTCACCGCCGAATACAGCAAGCTGGTGAACCCCGGCAGGCCCGTAGGCGGCTTCATCACCGGTCTTACCGGCATCAGCGACGAGATGGTGGGCAACGCCTCCCCCATCGAGGCTGTATTGCCGGATTTTCTCGCCCATCTGCGCCCGAGCGATACGATTGTGGCGCATAACGCGAACTTCGATATCAACTTCCTGTACGACAACTGCATGCGCACGCTCGGCAAGCCGTTTTCATACGATTTCATCGATACGCTGCGGTTGAGCCGTGCACTGTTCCCACAGGAGCGTCAGCATCGACTGGTGGACCTGATCCAACGCTTCGGCATCGCCGACGAGGAGGAGCACCGCGGCTTGAGCGATGCCCTGCAGACCGTGGAATGCTACGAGCGCATGAAACCGCTGCTGGCGAATCTCTGA
- the fucO gene encoding lactaldehyde reductase, whose product MVYRMIFNQTAYFGRGAIKEIPGVARSHGFTKAFIVTDPVLLETGTAKKVTDVLDEAGMPYEVFSNVKPNPPVECIQDGVAKFAASGADFLIGLGGGSPQDTCKGIGIVTANPEFSDVLSLEGVADTKNPSVPIFGVPTTAGTASETTINYVITDTANKRKFVAVDPHDIPIVAFVDPDLTDSMPRGLKVATGLDALTHAIEGYITPGAWSLSDCLSMQTIRMIAKNLAKSADGDVPAGEQMAYASYITGMAYSNVGLGLVHGMAHPLGGRLGVAHGVANGILLAPVMEYNKDYTGEKYRDIADAFGVEDAYTGDIEKVREEAVQAVHKLTVDLGNPTTISEVGATEADLEPLAHDAFHDVCTPGNPRQATQEDILKIYTSLM is encoded by the coding sequence ATGGTCTATCGCATGATTTTCAACCAGACTGCATATTTCGGTCGTGGAGCGATCAAGGAGATCCCCGGTGTGGCCAGGTCCCATGGCTTTACCAAGGCGTTCATCGTCACCGATCCGGTGCTGTTGGAGACCGGTACCGCCAAGAAGGTCACCGACGTACTGGACGAGGCCGGCATGCCCTATGAGGTGTTCAGCAATGTCAAGCCGAACCCGCCGGTCGAATGCATCCAGGACGGCGTGGCCAAGTTCGCCGCTTCCGGCGCGGACTTCCTGATTGGTTTGGGTGGCGGCTCCCCGCAGGATACCTGCAAGGGCATCGGCATCGTCACCGCCAACCCGGAGTTCTCCGACGTGCTGAGCCTGGAAGGCGTGGCGGATACCAAGAACCCGTCCGTGCCGATCTTCGGCGTGCCGACCACTGCAGGCACCGCATCCGAGACCACCATCAACTATGTGATCACCGACACCGCCAACAAGCGCAAGTTCGTCGCCGTCGATCCGCATGATATCCCGATCGTCGCCTTCGTGGACCCGGATCTGACCGATTCCATGCCGCGTGGCCTGAAAGTCGCCACCGGCCTGGACGCGCTGACCCACGCCATCGAAGGCTATATCACTCCGGGTGCCTGGAGCCTGTCCGACTGCCTGTCGATGCAGACCATCCGTATGATCGCCAAGAATCTCGCCAAGAGCGCGGATGGCGATGTACCGGCCGGTGAACAGATGGCCTACGCCTCGTACATTACCGGCATGGCCTACTCCAACGTCGGCCTTGGCCTGGTACATGGCATGGCACACCCGTTGGGCGGACGCCTCGGTGTGGCACATGGCGTCGCCAACGGTATTCTGCTGGCTCCGGTCATGGAATACAACAAGGACTACACCGGCGAGAAGTATCGTGACATCGCCGATGCCTTCGGCGTGGAAGACGCCTACACCGGCGATATCGAGAAGGTGCGCGAGGAAGCCGTGCAGGCCGTGCACAAGCTCACCGTCGATCTGGGCAACCCGACCACGATCTCCGAGGTCGGTGCCACCGAAGCCGATCTTGAGCCGCTGGCCCATGACGCCTTCCACGACGTGTGCACGCCGGGCAACCCGCGCCAGGCCACGCAGGAAGACATCCTCAAGATCTACACCAGCCTGATGTGA
- the mscL gene encoding large conductance mechanosensitive channel protein MscL: MAADLAKNVDKAARKVVSLTDKGPIKGFKKFISRGSMIDMAVGVVMGSAVTTVVNSIVNHLISPLIGMIGGVPDMSGVLTITFNGATISFGAILNAIINFLLIGVAVYLCIVLPINKLRDMGANEEAENTEPTTEEQTLAVLQEIRDELKRTQPAGADKQ; this comes from the coding sequence ATGGCCGCCGATCTCGCCAAAAACGTGGACAAGGCCGCACGCAAGGTGGTCTCCCTGACCGACAAGGGCCCGATCAAGGGGTTTAAGAAGTTCATCTCCCGCGGTTCGATGATCGACATGGCAGTCGGCGTGGTCATGGGTTCCGCCGTCACCACCGTGGTCAACTCGATCGTGAATCATCTCATCAGCCCATTGATCGGTATGATCGGCGGCGTTCCGGACATGTCCGGCGTGCTGACGATCACCTTCAACGGCGCCACCATCTCCTTCGGCGCGATTCTCAACGCCATCATCAACTTCCTGCTTATCGGCGTGGCCGTGTATCTCTGCATTGTGCTGCCCATCAACAAGCTACGTGATATGGGAGCGAACGAGGAAGCGGAGAACACGGAGCCCACCACCGAAGAGCAGACGCTCGCGGTGCTGCAGGAGATCCGCGACGAGCTCAAGCGCACCCAGCCGGCCGGTGCGGACAAGCAGTGA
- a CDS encoding low molecular weight protein-tyrosine-phosphatase, whose product MTNDTYTVMTVCTGNICRSPMGEIILRHFFNERGLGDRVNVESSGVSDEEWSHPIDPRAVHVLRQRGYGDEIPRDHFAHRISRDEIERTDLFLPMTASHMHALLRQLPPSKRGEVHMYRSFDPDLPTPKAGHESQIDLVDPWYGGQHEFEVAIDQIEHVAPYIVDWVEQQLQG is encoded by the coding sequence ATGACCAACGACACCTATACGGTAATGACCGTCTGCACCGGCAACATCTGCCGTTCTCCGATGGGAGAGATCATTCTGCGGCACTTCTTCAACGAGCGCGGGCTTGGCGATCGCGTGAATGTGGAATCCAGCGGCGTCTCCGACGAGGAATGGAGTCATCCGATCGATCCGCGTGCCGTGCATGTGCTGCGCCAGCGCGGGTATGGCGATGAGATTCCGCGCGACCATTTCGCGCATCGCATCAGCCGTGACGAGATCGAGCGTACCGACCTGTTCCTGCCGATGACCGCATCCCATATGCATGCGCTGCTGCGCCAGCTGCCGCCGTCGAAGCGCGGCGAGGTGCATATGTACCGCAGCTTCGACCCGGATCTGCCTACGCCGAAGGCCGGGCATGAAAGCCAGATCGATCTGGTCGACCCCTGGTATGGCGGCCAGCATGAATTCGAGGTCGCCATCGATCAGATTGAGCATGTCGCACCATATATCGTCGACTGGGTGGAACAGCAGCTGCAAGGCTGA
- a CDS encoding aggregation-promoting factor C-terminal-like domain-containing protein — MAKHRKSTPTLASLSKRQWMRFVSVAGAVGLLAGAGVVSQNFYQDSSSSHASLTSFSATDASKEVSRSGQRGAVDGTSYVTVKINGKSRTVLGTKFTDVKSVLDAGDIVLEPEDTISPSLTTKVTESTVITIERAGATLETTDSDITFNVVKKETDALPKGTEKVQQEGKNGVMEATNLVTRAGGKIVSSTTFASYVKTAPTDKIILVGTGSTASSSSSSSSSSAASSLGTTVPASEMQSWAHDYLISNGYTEADFTAAVYIINHESGWRVDATNASSGAYGLPQALPGSKMASAGADWATNYQTQFKWFVNYCNQRYGSLQGAYSYWQVHHCY, encoded by the coding sequence ATGGCGAAACATCGCAAAAGCACCCCCACTCTTGCATCCCTGAGCAAGCGTCAGTGGATGCGTTTCGTCTCGGTGGCGGGAGCAGTGGGTCTGCTTGCAGGCGCCGGTGTCGTCTCTCAGAATTTCTATCAGGATTCTTCGTCGTCCCATGCGTCGCTGACTTCGTTCTCCGCCACGGACGCATCCAAAGAAGTCTCCCGTAGCGGCCAGCGTGGCGCCGTGGATGGCACGTCGTATGTCACCGTCAAGATCAACGGCAAATCACGTACCGTTCTGGGCACCAAATTCACCGATGTCAAATCCGTGCTGGATGCGGGCGATATCGTGCTTGAACCGGAAGACACCATCTCCCCCTCGCTGACCACCAAGGTCACCGAATCCACGGTGATTACCATCGAACGCGCCGGCGCGACTTTGGAAACCACCGATTCGGATATCACGTTCAATGTGGTCAAGAAGGAAACGGACGCCTTGCCGAAGGGCACCGAAAAGGTGCAGCAGGAAGGCAAGAACGGTGTGATGGAGGCCACGAACCTCGTCACCCGCGCCGGCGGCAAGATCGTTTCCTCTACTACGTTCGCCTCTTATGTCAAGACGGCTCCTACCGACAAGATCATTCTGGTCGGTACCGGTTCCACCGCCTCCTCGTCGTCGAGCTCGTCCTCGTCGAGCGCAGCGTCCAGCCTGGGCACCACGGTTCCCGCGTCCGAAATGCAGTCGTGGGCTCATGACTATCTGATTTCGAACGGATACACCGAGGCTGATTTCACCGCTGCCGTGTACATCATCAACCATGAGTCCGGTTGGCGTGTGGACGCCACGAACGCATCTTCCGGCGCCTATGGCCTGCCGCAGGCGCTTCCGGGCAGCAAGATGGCTTCCGCAGGTGCGGATTGGGCGACCAACTACCAGACCCAGTTCAAGTGGTTCGTCAACTACTGCAACCAGCGGTACGGTTCGCTGCAGGGCGCCTACAGCTACTGGCAGGTGCATCACTGCTACTGA
- the nudC gene encoding NAD(+) diphosphatase, with product MALNPLALTQVLPFLPLAQGDIDYETERRGEPDLLRKVLLEPSATVMLTCDGRVAVPRGQGAKADYENAAMRLATLPGAYVLDALERHPGAVGMFLGGYTGLADGQHVVAVDITRIDGESDEDCNAGDAGTVDGQLAGYGQCAANGADNAGNTGKADILQQATARFDWVDLRGFAPHANAREAGQATSAVALSVWHNRQRHCPACGAPVTPAMGGWAQRCSSSADGNRLLFPRVEPAVITVVVDSSDRMLIQHNAAWNNPTLYSVSAGFVEAGENLEHAVRREAHEETGITLGEVKYLGSQPWPYPASLMMAFKAHALGTDIQVDGSETVDAQWVTRDEYTAAIISGRISAPGKATIARYMIEQWLGHELG from the coding sequence ATGGCATTGAATCCTTTGGCACTCACGCAGGTGCTTCCCTTCCTGCCGCTGGCACAGGGCGACATCGATTATGAAACGGAACGACGCGGCGAACCGGATCTGCTGCGCAAGGTGCTGCTCGAACCTTCCGCCACGGTGATGCTGACCTGTGACGGCAGAGTGGCGGTGCCGCGTGGGCAGGGCGCCAAAGCCGACTATGAGAATGCGGCGATGCGCCTGGCCACGCTGCCCGGCGCCTATGTGTTGGACGCTTTGGAACGGCACCCCGGAGCCGTGGGCATGTTCCTCGGCGGCTATACGGGGTTGGCCGACGGCCAGCATGTGGTTGCGGTCGACATCACGCGTATCGATGGCGAATCCGATGAGGATTGCAATGCCGGCGATGCCGGAACCGTGGACGGGCAATTGGCCGGTTATGGTCAGTGTGCGGCGAATGGTGCCGATAACGCCGGGAACACTGGGAAAGCGGATATTCTGCAACAGGCGACTGCCCGATTCGATTGGGTCGATCTGCGTGGATTCGCCCCTCACGCCAACGCACGCGAAGCCGGTCAGGCCACCAGCGCGGTGGCACTGAGCGTGTGGCATAACCGGCAGCGTCACTGCCCGGCATGCGGTGCGCCGGTCACGCCGGCAATGGGAGGATGGGCGCAACGGTGCTCCAGCAGTGCCGACGGCAACAGGCTGCTGTTCCCACGCGTGGAGCCGGCGGTGATCACCGTGGTGGTGGATTCCTCCGACCGTATGCTGATTCAGCACAATGCCGCATGGAACAATCCCACGCTGTATTCGGTGTCGGCCGGATTCGTGGAGGCAGGCGAGAACCTGGAGCATGCGGTACGGCGTGAAGCGCATGAGGAGACGGGCATTACGCTGGGCGAAGTCAAATACCTCGGCTCGCAGCCGTGGCCGTACCCGGCGTCGCTGATGATGGCGTTCAAGGCCCATGCCCTCGGCACCGACATCCAGGTGGACGGTTCGGAAACGGTGGACGCCCAATGGGTGACCAGGGACGAATACACGGCGGCGATTATCAGCGGACGCATCAGTGCTCCGGGCAAAGCGACCATTGCGCGGTACATGATCGAGCAATGGCTGGGCCATGAGCTCGGATAA
- a CDS encoding OsmC family protein — translation MAKRLWVERNKDGSWDAFSEDGAHIKFGKGRGQFTPGDLMKIALAGCAALSSQFAVEHTLGEGKGAKIVVDGTYDADNDAYTAFEEQLEVDATGAGLSDEDADKLAERISRHVDKACTVKHTYVQETPVRMNVTVKH, via the coding sequence ATGGCAAAGCGACTGTGGGTCGAGCGCAACAAGGATGGTTCCTGGGACGCTTTCAGCGAGGATGGCGCGCACATCAAGTTCGGTAAGGGCCGTGGCCAGTTCACCCCCGGCGATCTGATGAAGATCGCCCTGGCAGGCTGCGCCGCATTGTCCAGCCAGTTCGCCGTCGAGCACACCCTGGGCGAGGGCAAGGGCGCAAAGATCGTGGTGGACGGCACCTATGACGCCGACAACGATGCATACACCGCCTTCGAGGAGCAGCTGGAGGTCGACGCCACCGGAGCCGGTCTGAGTGACGAGGATGCCGACAAGCTCGCCGAACGCATCTCCCGTCACGTGGACAAGGCCTGCACCGTCAAGCACACCTACGTGCAGGAGACTCCAGTGCGTATGAACGTCACCGTCAAGCACTGA
- a CDS encoding universal stress protein: MINDKAVLVGVDGSNASYKATWWAANYAKHAGLTLQIVCAYSLPSYAAVSFDATYTAMGDDNAAHADAQEILSKAKAIADEQGVEATTLIVTGDPASVFVELSRNYNLIVIGNRGKGGLAERLLGTTSSSLPAYAYCPIIVVPYTDDDGNLMHLNNTITKVAVGADESKWGVKALQIAADFAASWNAELEVISAVPEVKGVSSDDSVYDSYMDDLKTRVAPLQEKHPDLSVNCRIVPGSAVHTLTEASYSHDVVVVGSRGRGGFTGLLLGSISQGLLQHAVSPVYVVPRKYVEAAESRLDTVPGSPADVKPKPLDDISGVEEAPVSTASSEVVTEIEKTIDPKR; the protein is encoded by the coding sequence ATGATCAACGACAAGGCTGTTCTTGTTGGTGTGGATGGATCGAACGCCAGCTACAAGGCCACGTGGTGGGCAGCAAACTATGCCAAGCACGCGGGGCTCACTCTGCAGATCGTCTGCGCCTATTCGCTTCCCAGCTATGCGGCGGTGAGCTTCGACGCCACATATACCGCCATGGGCGATGACAACGCGGCGCATGCCGATGCGCAGGAGATTCTATCCAAGGCCAAGGCAATCGCCGACGAGCAGGGCGTTGAGGCCACCACCCTCATCGTCACCGGCGACCCGGCCTCCGTGTTCGTGGAGCTGTCCCGCAACTACAACCTCATCGTTATCGGCAACCGAGGCAAGGGCGGCCTTGCCGAACGCCTGCTCGGCACCACATCCTCCAGTCTTCCGGCATATGCGTACTGCCCGATCATCGTGGTGCCCTACACCGACGACGATGGCAACCTCATGCATCTGAACAACACCATCACCAAGGTGGCTGTCGGCGCCGACGAATCCAAGTGGGGTGTCAAGGCCCTGCAGATCGCCGCCGATTTCGCGGCATCCTGGAACGCCGAACTCGAAGTGATTTCCGCGGTGCCGGAGGTCAAGGGCGTCAGCTCCGACGACAGCGTCTACGACTCCTACATGGACGATCTGAAGACGCGTGTGGCTCCGTTGCAGGAGAAACACCCTGATCTGTCCGTGAACTGCCGCATCGTGCCGGGATCGGCGGTGCATACGCTGACCGAGGCCAGCTACAGCCATGATGTGGTGGTTGTCGGCTCTCGTGGCCGTGGCGGTTTCACCGGCCTGCTGCTCGGCTCGATCAGCCAGGGTCTGCTGCAGCATGCGGTGAGCCCGGTGTATGTGGTGCCGCGCAAGTATGTCGAGGCCGCGGAAAGCCGTTTGGACACGGTTCCGGGTTCTCCGGCCGATGTCAAGCCGAAGCCGCTGGACGACATCTCCGGTGTCGAAGAGGCCCCGGTGTCCACCGCATCGAGCGAGGTCGTCACCGAAATCGAGAAGACCATCGATCCCAAGCGCTGA
- a CDS encoding thymidylate synthase yields the protein MPYEDLVRKIFAEGTLKSDRTGTGTISLFGQQMRFDLGEYFPLLTTKTVFFKGLAYELLWFLKGSSNINWLLEHNVHIWDEWADENGDLGPVYGVQWRSWPAPTPQDPNRTIDQISNVLDLIKNHPDSRRMVVSAWNPAEVENMALPPCHALFQFYVADGKLSCQLYQRSCDMFLGVPFNIASYSLLTLMMAQQAGLEPGEFVWTGGDCHIYDNHVEQFIEQLGREPYPYPQIQIDKEPSLFDYKYEDFHILGYQHHPTIKAPVAV from the coding sequence ATGCCGTATGAGGACCTGGTGCGTAAGATCTTCGCCGAAGGCACGTTGAAGTCCGACCGCACCGGAACCGGCACCATATCGCTGTTCGGCCAGCAGATGAGATTCGACCTGGGCGAATATTTCCCGCTGCTGACCACCAAGACCGTGTTCTTCAAAGGGCTTGCCTACGAACTGCTGTGGTTCCTCAAGGGGTCAAGCAATATCAACTGGCTACTGGAACACAACGTGCATATTTGGGACGAATGGGCCGACGAGAACGGCGATCTGGGACCGGTGTACGGTGTGCAGTGGCGCTCCTGGCCGGCGCCCACGCCACAGGATCCGAACCGTACCATCGATCAGATCTCAAACGTGCTTGACCTTATCAAGAATCACCCCGATTCACGTCGAATGGTGGTCTCCGCATGGAACCCGGCCGAAGTCGAGAACATGGCGCTGCCGCCATGCCACGCGCTGTTCCAGTTCTATGTGGCGGATGGCAAGCTCAGCTGCCAGCTGTACCAGCGTTCCTGCGACATGTTCCTCGGCGTGCCGTTCAATATCGCCTCCTACTCGCTGCTCACGCTGATGATGGCCCAGCAGGCTGGATTGGAGCCGGGCGAATTCGTATGGACGGGCGGCGACTGCCATATCTATGACAATCATGTCGAGCAGTTCATCGAGCAGCTGGGTCGTGAACCGTACCCATACCCGCAGATCCAGATCGATAAGGAGCCCTCGCTATTCGACTACAAGTACGAGGATTTCCACATTCTCGGCTACCAGCATCACCCCACCATCAAGGCACCCGTCGCCGTGTGA
- a CDS encoding alpha/beta fold hydrolase, with product MFAIHNRVIRQGDGASTPLILTNAYPVDGRMWERCAVRIAALADEAGLADFAIWAPDMPGSGLSSTPSDEQSGRRAPNGSYPDALDRMAESYVAMLHEAGYDKAVWVGLSMGGYLVTDLYRLHPEAVAGVALCDTMASSDGVGGEARLETSNACESTNGVQPVMHFAQAGPGDSTVKRSQAFIDQMTSWIHDQTPAGLAWRQRMTYGRPELAGVPERMDVPVAVVSGELDPTSNPSVMKPLAERIGSNAVFTSIADCGHFSAVEHPDTVAAALVDLMRRVD from the coding sequence ATGTTTGCAATCCACAATCGTGTGATACGCCAGGGAGACGGCGCCAGCACACCGCTGATTCTGACAAACGCCTACCCGGTGGACGGACGCATGTGGGAACGCTGCGCCGTACGCATCGCAGCGCTCGCCGACGAAGCCGGACTTGCCGATTTCGCCATCTGGGCGCCGGACATGCCGGGATCAGGCCTGTCCTCCACGCCCAGCGACGAACAATCCGGGCGCCGCGCCCCCAACGGCTCCTACCCCGACGCACTGGACCGCATGGCCGAATCATATGTGGCCATGCTGCACGAAGCCGGGTACGACAAAGCCGTTTGGGTGGGACTATCCATGGGCGGATACCTAGTCACCGATCTGTACCGGCTCCACCCCGAAGCGGTGGCAGGCGTGGCGCTATGCGACACCATGGCATCCAGCGACGGCGTAGGTGGCGAAGCGCGCCTGGAAACCTCCAACGCCTGCGAATCCACGAATGGCGTGCAACCCGTCATGCACTTCGCGCAGGCCGGTCCAGGCGATTCCACCGTGAAGCGCTCGCAGGCATTCATCGATCAGATGACCTCATGGATCCATGACCAGACCCCGGCGGGCCTCGCCTGGCGTCAGCGCATGACCTACGGGCGCCCGGAACTGGCAGGCGTGCCGGAACGCATGGACGTGCCGGTCGCAGTGGTGTCCGGCGAACTCGACCCGACCAGCAATCCGAGCGTGATGAAACCCCTTGCGGAACGCATCGGTAGCAATGCGGTATTCACCTCCATTGCGGATTGCGGCCATTTCAGCGCCGTCGAACACCCGGACACGGTGGCTGCGGCGTTGGTCGATCTGATGAGACGGGTGGACTGA
- a CDS encoding NUDIX hydrolase family protein → MPVMNDEVPEEGDFDAGRARGEFDHVTPEDFIRGSGHGNPPGWLGSEEINRVRGEMPIAYICVVPVRTDEFGRIVQIGSLLHATDDGSVERALISGRVLFHETLREAIARNISKDLGDLALPVLPVSPQPFTVAEFFPTPGVSEYFDPRQHAIALCYVVPIAGDCHPQDETLDVEWVDPHDDKLSIFLQQMCNGHGRIVQAALQWAGI, encoded by the coding sequence ATGCCAGTGATGAATGATGAAGTGCCGGAAGAGGGCGATTTCGACGCCGGACGGGCACGTGGAGAATTCGATCATGTCACCCCCGAGGATTTCATCCGCGGAAGCGGCCACGGCAACCCGCCGGGATGGCTCGGTTCCGAAGAGATCAACCGCGTGCGCGGCGAGATGCCCATCGCCTACATCTGCGTGGTGCCGGTACGCACCGACGAATTCGGGCGTATCGTGCAGATCGGATCGTTGCTCCACGCCACCGACGACGGGTCGGTGGAACGTGCGCTGATCTCCGGAAGAGTGCTCTTCCACGAAACCCTGCGGGAAGCCATCGCCAGGAACATCTCCAAGGATCTCGGCGACCTGGCCCTGCCCGTGCTGCCGGTCAGCCCGCAACCCTTCACCGTGGCCGAATTCTTCCCCACGCCGGGAGTAAGCGAATACTTCGACCCGCGGCAGCACGCCATAGCGCTATGCTATGTGGTTCCGATCGCAGGCGACTGCCATCCGCAGGACGAGACGCTGGACGTAGAATGGGTCGACCCGCATGACGACAAGCTCAGTATCTTCCTGCAGCAGATGTGCAACGGGCACGGGCGCATCGTCCAGGCTGCACTGCAATGGGCTGGCATCTGA